A part of Setaria viridis chromosome 8, Setaria_viridis_v4.0, whole genome shotgun sequence genomic DNA contains:
- the LOC117833524 gene encoding plant UBX domain-containing protein 11 isoform X3: MWVFLGFVGREYKQVFWRLISYLEESFRVGVGRRGGLLPRRKATEGEIDPQKSVPSISVIGLNGVMLWNHEGHISSENLKESIEKAWGALHLQETAATLLTASLASRNAESVNTTTALPQQGGSSTSENPSVSSSAPDISGASGVADSAELVSQLPSSTNHDELIEIKEKKGKGSKSDSGDRSFEKLESASTEIECDLPVSSMGSNTGSSIDPKEDTTPSLKRKNKDDGSLAAVPMVAAPSTIISRGVSSQVLVEQDITTSSAPVEPVFNSAKSDDIQLSIRMPSGNRLEIELTKQDVLRKVKNFVDENKGSGLGSYDLSLVYPKRIFSEQDMETTLCELGIQNRHAMIVVPHRRPVQVSRLQSSSSSSPYHAGDSSGGGGYFGYLRTIMSYVNPLSYLGGNTTTSRQEQEPNEGPQQLGHRSGPWSERHPLPGNRGQETTDESSANMLRRRARPFGANVHTLGSEQGPSDDRNVFWNGNSTEFGGDDRK; this comes from the exons ATGTGGGTTTTTCTGGGATTTGTTGGAAGAGAATACAAGCAAGTTTTTTGGAGGTTAATTTCTTATTTAGAAGAAAGCTTTCGGGTAGGTGTTGGAAGGAGAGGGGGCTTGTTGCCTAGAAGGAAGGCAACGGAGGGAGAGATAG ATCCCCAGAAGTCTGTGCCAAGTATATCTGTGATTGGACTGAATGGAGTTATGCTATGGAATCATG AGGGACATATCAGCTCTGAAAATCTGAAAGAAAGCATCGAGAAAGCTTGGGGCGCCCTTCATCTTCAG GAGACAGCAGCAACCTTGTTGACAGCATCACTTGCTTCAAGAAATGCTGAATCTGTGAATACTACTACTGCTTTGCCTCAACAAGGAGGCTCTTCTACTTCAGAAAATCCTTCTGTTTCATCCAGTGCACCAGACATTTCTGGAGCCAGTGGAGTTGCTGATTCAGCTGAATTGGTGTCACAACTACCTAGTAGCACCAACCATGAT GAACTGATTgagataaaagaaaagaaaggcaaGGGCTCAAAATCAGATTCAGGTGATAGAAGTTTTGAGAAGCTAGAGTCAGCATCTACTGAAATTGAATGTGATTTGCCTGTTAGTTCAATGGGGTCAAACACGGGTAGTTCTATAGATCCAAAAGAAGACACTACACCATCActaaaaagaaagaacaaagaTGATGGAAGTCTCGCTGCCGTTCCTATGGTGGCAGCTCCTAGTACAATCATTAGTAGAGGAGTTTCTTCCCAGGTGCTTGTGGAACAAGATATCACAACTTCTAGTGCCCCTGTTGAACCTGTTTTTAATTCTGCGAAATCAGATGATATTCAGCTTAGCATTCGTATGCCCAGTGGAAATAGACTGGAAATCGAATTGACAAAACAAGATGTTTTAAGGAAAGTGAAGAATTTTGTGGATGAAAACAAAGGCAGTGGGCTTGGCTCATATGATCTCTCTCTGGTTTACCCAAAAAGAATTTTCTCTGAACAAG ATATGGAAACCACGCTATGTGAGCTGGGTATTCAAAACCGTCACGCTATGATTGTTGTTCCACATCGGCGGCCTGTTCAGGTATCAAGGCTtcaatcatcatcatcgtcatcaccTTATCATGCTGGTGACAGTTCAGGTGGTGGAGGATATTTCGGTTACTTGAGAACCATCATGTCTTACGTGAATCCCCTCTCCTATTTGGGGGGAAACACCACTACTTCAAGGCAAGAGCAAGAGCCAAATGAAGGCCCACAGCAGCTTG GCCACCGATCTGGTCCATGGAGTGAGCGCCATCCTCTTCCTGGTAACAGAGGCCAAGAAACGACTGATGAGAGCTCTGCAAACATGCTGCGAAGGCGGGCCAGACCATTTGGTGCCAATGTCCACACTCTTGGGAGCGAGCAGGGTCCATCTGATGATCGAAATGTTTTTTGGAACGGGAACTCCACAGAGTTTGGAGGTGATGACCGGAAATAA